From the Lolium rigidum isolate FL_2022 chromosome 2, APGP_CSIRO_Lrig_0.1, whole genome shotgun sequence genome, one window contains:
- the LOC124689212 gene encoding BTB/POZ and MATH domain-containing protein 1-like — MSNSAVVHFELECSPIDEDELPFDRAIYSDIVSAGGHEWRMACTPEDVDGFVSVCLELISDGKNFVTVIFDAAITGSDQVVGPSCFSRRRTVLVYSNHRPGEYERSGFARFIHRGDLGEYAWSNGRVTVMCAVSVLDGDTPTSIAEAPPLQEKKGIAVLLSEIGDQLGCLLLDSAALSDVSFVVGGDEAPPLRAHRANLAARSPVFKAQFCGHMLEANTDAPSLIITVPDMDSETFKTMLRFMYTDNLPAGLGHDDEGEDEALLSLLAAADRYALDRLKLLCALKLLQNMTVDTVATLLDCAETYNCPDLKTMCIEFVLDDENFDKVVLTDSFIDLVVTRSPLLLAEMRNIAWDIQ, encoded by the coding sequence ATGTCCAACTCCGCCGTCGTCCACTTCGAACTCGAGTGCTCGCCGATCGATGAGGATGAGCTCCCCTTCGATCGCGCAATCTACTCCGACATCGTCTCCGCCGGAGGGCACGAGTGGCGGATGGCCTGCACGCCGGAAGACGTGGACGGCTTCGTGTCCGTGTGCCTGGAGCTCATCAGCGATGGTAAGAACTTCGTCACGGTCATCTTTGACGCCGCCATTACGGGCAGCGACCAGGTTGTCGGGCCGTCGTGCTTCTCGCGTCGGAGGACCGTGCTTGTCTACAGTAACCATAGACCCGGCGAGTACGAGCGGTCGGGATTCGCCCGGTTCATCCACCGGGGCGACCTCGGCGAGTACGCCTGGAGCAATGGCCGGGTCACGGTCATGTGTGCTGTCTCTGTTCTCGACGGCGATACGCCCACATCGATCGCCGAAGCGCCGCCGTTGCAGGAGAAGAAGGGCATAGCCGTGCTGCTCTCTGAAATAGGAGATCAACTCGGTTGCCTGCTGCTTGATTCCGCCGCCTTGTCGGACGTGTCGTTCGTCGTGggcggcgacgaggcgccgccgctgcgtgcccacCGTGCTAATCTCGCCGCACGGTCACCGGTCTTCAAGGCGCAGTTCTGCGGCCACATGCTCGAGGCCAACACCGACGCGCCGTCGCTGATCATCACGGTGCCCGACATGGACTCTGAGACGTTCAAGACGATGCTCCGGTTCATGTACACGGACAACCTGCCCGCCGGTCTTGGACACGACGACGAAGGCGAGGACGAGGCGCTCCTGTCTCTTCTTGCCGCGGCAGATCGGTATGCCCTTGACAGGCTGAAGCTTTTGTGTGCGCTGAAGCTGCTACAGAACATGACGGTCGACACGGTCGCCACCTTGTTGGACTGTGCCGAAACATACAACTGCCCGGATCTGAAAACCATGTGCATCGAGTTCGTCCTGGACGACGAAAATTTCGACAAGGTCGTACTCACCGATTCTTTCATCGACCTGGTGGTGACACGATCCCCGTTGTTACTTGCTGAAATGAGAAACATTGCCTGGGACATACAGTAA